One genomic region from Indicator indicator isolate 239-I01 chromosome 7, UM_Iind_1.1, whole genome shotgun sequence encodes:
- the DKK1 gene encoding dickkopf-related protein 1 translates to MRGLLALVAALSCAAPLGRAAGPAGALSSNAIKGPPPGGAAEASAAPAAPFDGSNKSPLAATRQPFPCTEDEDCGPGEFCGGAARGGGAPLCLACRRRRKRCLRDAMCCPGTTCSNGLCTPLEHPHGGSELDELGTEVLPQRTPAPAWLPTAKGEEGEFCLRSSDCGPGLCCARHFWSKICKPVLREGQVCTRHRRKGAHGLELFQRCQCAEGLGCRLQRPQGPDASRLHTCQRL, encoded by the exons ATGCGGGGTCTGTTGGCGCTGGTGGCGGCGCTGAGCTGCGCGGCCCCGCTGGGGAGGGCGGCGGGACCGGCCGGTGCTCTCAGCTCCAACGCTATCAAGGGACCCCCCCCAGGGGGGGCGGCCGAGGCCAGCGCTGCCCCCGCTGCTCCTTTCGACGGCAGCAACAAGTCACCTCTGGCGGCCACTCGGCAG CCTTTCCCCTGCACCGAGGATGAGGACTGCGGCCCAGGAGAGTTCTGTGGGGGGGCTGCCCGTGGCGGGGGTGCCCCACTATGCCTCGCCTGTCGCCGGCGTCGTAAGCGCTGCCTGCGTGATGCCATGTGCTGCCCTGGCACCACCTGCAGCAATG ggctctgcacacCCCTGGAGCATCCCCATGGTGGCAGTGAGCTGGATGAGCTGGGCACTGAGGTTCTGCCCCAACGGACGCCTgcccctgcctggctgcccACTGCCAAAG GTGAGGAGGGAGAGTTCTGCCTGCGCTCGTCGGACTGCGGGCCCGGGCTGTGCTGCGCACGCCACTTCTGGTCCAAGATCTGCAAGCCGGTGCTGCGGGAGGGCCAGGTGTGCACGCGGCACCGGCGGAAGGGTGCCCACGGGCTGGAGCTCTTCCAGCGCTGCCAGTGTGCCGAGGGGCTGGGCTGCCGCCTGCAGCGCCCGCAGGGCCCCGACGCCTCACGCCTGCACACCTGCCAGCGGCTCTGA
- the LOC128968322 gene encoding acrosin-like — MATTTLLHLLLLLALCWPAYGTQSNCVGCGLRPMAAKWGKSRIVGGTDAQPGAWPWIVSLQDAHGIGSGHICGGSLITPQWVLTAAHCFVKASHVSNWRVVAGVTQLSRHGPETQTRQVRRLLLHRRYNTVTESHDIALLQLDRPVRCGDHVQLACVPPSSQPLPPLQDCYVSGWGSTVARALGPPDVLQEAKVQLIDTKLCNSSWWYAGAIHEHNLCAGYPQGGIDTCQGDSGGPLACQDRNGPYFWLVGLTSWGKGCARARQPGVYTSTQHFYDWILLKMGLSTGATATTTPQTASSTPTPTEPGSAESCPFPRKKLVEFFKLLQELLQKLRGSKA; from the exons ATGGCAACCACAACTCTGCTTcatctgcttctcctgctggccCTATGCTGGCCTGCATATGGCACGCAGAGCAACTGTGT GGGCTGTGGACTCCGGCCCATGGCTGCCAAGTGGGGCAAGTCACGCATTGTGGGTGGCACTGATGCCCAGCCAGGGGCCTGGCCGTGGATTGTCAGCCTCCAGGATGCCCATGGAATAGGCTCTGGGCACATCTGTGGAGGGTCCCTCATCACTCCCCAGTGGGTGCTGACAGCAGCCCACTGCTTCGTCAAGGCCAG CCACGTCAGCAATTGGCGGGTGGTGGCGGGGGTCACGCAGCTGTCCCGACACGGCCCCGAGACTCAGACGCGGCAGGTGCggcggctgctgctgcaccGCAGGTACAACACCGTCACCGAGAGCCACGACATCGCCCTGCTCCAGCTCGACCGGCCCGTGCGCTGCGGGGACCACGTCCAGCTGGCCTGCGTGCCCCCATCCTCACAGCCCCTGCCCCCGCTCCAAGACTGCTACGTCAGCGGCTGGGGCTCCACCGTGGCCAGAG CTCTAGGACCACCTGATGTGCTGCAGGAGGCCAAGGTGCAGCTCATTGATACAAAGCTCTGCAACAGCAGCTGGTGGTACGCGGGGGCCATCCATGAGCACAACCTGTGTGCAGGCTACCCACAGGGTGGCATCGACACCTGCCAG ggtgaCAGTGGAGGTCCTCTTGCCTGCCAGGACAGGAATGGGCCTTACTTCTGGCTGGTGGGATTGACCAGCTGGGGGAAAGGCTGTGCCAGAGCCAGGCAGCCTGGCGTCTATACCTCTACACAGCACTTCTACGACTGGATCCTGCTCAAGATGGGCCTGTCCACAGGAGCAACAGCTACCACAACCCCCCAGACAgcctcctccacccccacccccacggagccaggctcagctgaGTCCTGTCCCTTCCCACGCAAGAAGCTGGTGGAGTTCTTCaaactgctgcaggagctgctgcagaagctaAGGGGCAGCAAGGCCTGA